A single region of the Vicia villosa cultivar HV-30 ecotype Madison, WI linkage group LG4, Vvil1.0, whole genome shotgun sequence genome encodes:
- the LOC131597911 gene encoding uncharacterized protein LOC131597911 translates to MVKFTGGTTVSDVNKHEIQPKQHTFTSFADIITEKTQKDMLIDIIGIVESIGYAQKHGGSKKLQVNLVLRDATNNTINCTLWETYAAQFFKFDEERVNTSAPTVLLLRYAKVKEEGQYPLSVTNTFHVTKLHINADLPAVKHFVESIPKDTLSAVSSQLSLNSQNLSRSTNSDNSRQTPMQRLLSGALALPLSEIKKLKQVSFCATVVETKKLIASSFGWCYRACHSCPKAARGDEPPFICDNKHKTEAEIFRYKIEIEAVHLGVPCKFIFWDRECTDILEISAAQMRDTMIQAGITDPLEFPLALDKMLDLELAFRVTWQPSWDSCSVVMFIKDKPFVEQLKAPWKHTQIKESVDEAKTNVAEEYEIVTDVEITSKHNPDPVTPTAKRHIGDGSNESTTVPGCATESCHQQN, encoded by the exons ATGGTGAAGTTTACAGGAGGAACAACTGTTTCTGATGTCAACAAACATGAGATACAGCCAAAGCAACACACGTTTACGAGTTTTGCTGATATTATAACCGAGAAAACTCAGAAAGATATGCTTATTG ACATTATTGGTATCGTTGAAAGTATCGGGTATGCTCAGAAACATGGCGGAAGTAAGAAATTACAGGTTAATTTGGTCCTAAGGGATGCAAC CAACAATACAATTAATTGCACCCTTTGGGAGACTTATGCTGCTCAATTCTTCAAGTTTGACGAAGAACGGGTCAATACGTCCGCGCCAACTGTTCTTTTGCTTCGATATGCAAAAGTTAAAGAAGAAG GACAGTATCCGCTTTCGGTTACAAACACCTTCCATGTTACGAAACTACATATCAACGCAGATTTGCCAGCAGTGAAACATTTCGTTGAAAG TATACCTAAGGACACTTTGAGCGCGGTCTCTAGCCAGCTTAGCCTAAATTCACAGAACCTCTCCCGCTCCACAAATTCTGACAATTCTAGACAAACTCCAATGCAGAGATTGTTGTCTGGTGCTTTGGCTCTGCCTCTCAGtgaaatcaagaaactgaaacAG GTCTCTTTCTGCGCTACTGTTGTTGAAACCAAAAAACTTATCGCCTCTTCCTTTGGCTGGTGTTACCGAGCATGCCATTCATGTCCTAAAGCTGCTCGTGGTGATGAACCTCCTTTCATATGCGATAACAAGCATAAAACTGAGGCCGAAATCTTTAG GTATAAAATTGAAATAGAGGCTGTGCATTTAGGCGTACCTTGCAAATTCATATTTTGGGACCGGGAATGTACGGATATCTTGGAAATATCTGCTGCTCAAATGCGGGATACAATGATACAG GCTGGAATCACTGATCCTCTGGAGTTCCCATTAGCTCTTGATAAGATGCTTGACTTGGAGCTGGCTTTTAGAGTTACATGGCAGCCAAGCTGGGACTCTTGCTCCGTTGTTATGTTCATTAAAGATAAACCCTTCGTCGAACAATTAAAGGCTCCGTGGAAACATACCCAG ATTAAGGAGAGCGTCGATGAAGCAAAAACTAATGTTGCAGAAGAGTATGAAATTGTTACG GATGTAGAAATTACATCCAAGCATAATCCTGATCCGGTCACACCTACTGCAAAACGGCATATTGGTGATGGCTCGAACGAATCAACTACCGTGCCTGGATGTGCGACGGAGAGCTGTCATCAACAAAACTGA